In a single window of the Halomicroarcula saliterrae genome:
- a CDS encoding succinylglutamate desuccinylase/aspartoacylase domain-containing protein, giving the protein MRVVQLGDGEPSIAVVGSIHGDEPCGRDGIEAVLSDPPALSQPVKFIVVNEAALAEGERYLETDLNRVFPGDAESDVHEMRLAAALTEELRGCTVLSLHSTQSYDGMFALVDDVTQLARDVCPKLSVDAVVRTKGANEGRLFSVAPSTIEIECGYQGSPEAAANAERVIREFLAALGVTDEAAPVRNESLPVFQLGGPIPKDPATEYEVFVRNFEPVAAGDPVAAADDETVYAEEAFHPVLLSAEGYEDVFGYMGTHVGTLE; this is encoded by the coding sequence ATGCGAGTGGTCCAACTGGGTGACGGGGAGCCCTCGATAGCCGTCGTCGGCAGTATCCACGGCGACGAACCGTGTGGCCGCGACGGCATCGAAGCGGTGCTGTCTGACCCGCCGGCGCTGAGTCAGCCCGTGAAGTTCATCGTCGTCAACGAGGCGGCCCTCGCCGAGGGCGAGCGGTACCTCGAAACCGACCTGAATCGGGTGTTCCCGGGCGACGCCGAGAGCGACGTCCACGAGATGCGGCTGGCCGCGGCGCTGACCGAGGAGCTGCGTGGCTGTACGGTCCTCTCGCTGCACTCCACGCAGTCCTACGACGGCATGTTCGCGCTGGTCGACGACGTGACACAGCTGGCCCGCGACGTCTGTCCGAAACTCTCCGTCGACGCCGTGGTCAGGACAAAGGGCGCAAACGAGGGGCGCCTGTTCTCGGTCGCCCCCTCGACGATAGAAATCGAGTGTGGCTATCAGGGCTCACCGGAAGCCGCGGCCAACGCCGAGCGGGTCATCCGCGAGTTCCTCGCGGCCCTCGGCGTCACCGACGAGGCGGCCCCCGTCAGGAACGAGTCGCTCCCGGTGTTCCAGCTCGGCGGTCCGATTCCGAAAGACCCCGCCACGGAGTACGAGGTGTTCGTGCGGAACTTCGAGCCGGTGGCCGCGGGCGACCCTGTCGCCGCGGCCGACGACGAGACGGTGTACGCCGAGGAGGCGTTCCATCCCGTGTTGCTCTCCGCGGAGGGGTACGAGGACGTGTTCGGCTACATGGGCACCCACGTCG